The Temnothorax longispinosus isolate EJ_2023e chromosome 12, Tlon_JGU_v1, whole genome shotgun sequence genome includes a window with the following:
- the LOC139822806 gene encoding uncharacterized protein isoform X2, which yields MLFYVLSVLSIAVYGLSSDTGFKLPVTTCKRNSNDYSACLKRVLEKAWPQFVAGLPEFDFPPLDPLFYKYGKIIFNSNDIHAEVISSNLSGIGLSKTRFSDVRTHFLDDIFGLEIDAQVPRIILEAAVKINGNLSVTANDMRGTCNLTGHVVNDTWIVEHFRIGPSIGKFKVSFDNLFEDNKELSNLVITFVNEYWPIIYREVLPFLSDVADPWLVEFTNKFFSKFPFSKIFP from the exons ATGTTGTTCTATGTGCTTAGTGTTTTGAGCATTGCGGTATATGGATTATCCTCAGATACAGGATTTAAGCTTc CTGTAACCACATGCAAGCGGAATTCAAATGACTACTCTGCCTGTTTAAAACGCGTTTTAGAGAAAGCATGGCCACAATTTGTTGCAg GATTGCCAGAGTTTGATTTCCCACCTTTAGAtccattattttacaaatacggtaaaattatatttaattctaacgATATACATGCTGAAGTAATTAGTTCAAATCTCTCTGGCATTGGTTTATCGAAGACTCGTTTTTCTGATGTAAGAACGCATTTTCTTGATGACATATTTGGTTTGGAAATCGACGCACAAGTACCAAGAATAATCTTAGAAGCTGCCGTGAAAATAAATG GTAACTTAAGTGTAACTGCAAATGATATGAGAGGAACATGCAATTTAACAGGGCACGTAGTAAACGATACATGGATTGTTGAACATTTTCGTATCGGTCCGTCGATTGGAAAGTTTAAAGTatcttttgataatttattcgaaGACAACAAAGAACTTA GTAATCTTGTCATAACTTTTGTAAACGAATACTGGCCGATAATATATCGAGAAGTATTGCCATTCTTGTCTGACGTGGCGGATCCATGGTTGGTTGAATTTACCAATaagtttttctcaaaatttcccttctcaaaaatatttccataa
- the LOC139822873 gene encoding uncharacterized protein: MLLYALSIFSVTTFGFSAAESMLPVTTCKRDSADFSACLKHSIEEAWPRIVKGLPEFDFPTLDPLIIEHATAVINLGEIRGELTVSNLTTIGLSKIRFLDVRTHFLDDVFRLEIDTEVPWLFTDGFVEVNGTINMFKITSKGYYNETLNDIKGTWDLTGHVVNDTWIVEHFRVAPSIGKFKMYFDSMLEQGKEFNDFVVNFVNEYWPTLYRISLPIMTDIYDAWLIDFPNKIFSKVPFSEIFP, translated from the exons ATGTTACTCTACGCTCTTAGTATATTCAGTGTCACGACATTTGGATTCTCAGCTGCAGAATCTATGCTTC CTGTAACCACCTGCAAACGGGATTCAGCTGATTTTTCCGCGTGTTTAAAACACTCTATAGAGGAAGCATGGCCACGAATTGTTAAAG GACTTCCAGAATTTGACTTTCCGACTTTGGATCCATTAATTATCGAACATGCTACAGCTGTAATTAATTTAGGCGAGATACGTGGGGAATTAACTGTATCAAATCTCACTACTATTGGTTTATCGAAAATTCGTTTTCTTGACGTGAGAACGCATTTTCTTGATGACGTCTTTCGTTTGGAAATTGACACGGAAGTACCGTGGTTGTTCACAGATGGTTTCGTGGAAGTAAATGGCACTATAAATATGTTCAAAATTACTAGTAAAG GTTATTATAATGAAACTCTAAATGATATCAAAGGAACATGGGATTTAACAGGACATGTAGTGAATGACACGTGGATTGTAGAACATTTTCGTGTGGCTCCGTCAATTGGAaagtttaaaatgtatttcgaCAGTATGTTAGAACAAGGCAAAGAGTTTA atgaCTTTGTCGTAAATTTTGTAAACGAATACTGGCCAACTTTATATCGAATATCATTACCAATAATGACTGATATATATGACGCTTGGCTGATTGACTTTCCCAATAAGATATTCTCAAAAGTCCCATTCTCAGaaatatttccataa
- the LOC139822803 gene encoding uncharacterized protein, producing the protein MLFYAVSVFSVAAFGFSATAEFTLPVTTCKRNSADYSACLKRALEEAWPRFIQGLPEYDFPSLDPVFYEHGKLSLTANELHGELTASNITAIGLTKTRFFDIRTYFLDDVFRLELDTQVPKVFAKGAAKMDGAVNVFRVLGNGYFNITMADIRGTWIFIGHVVNDTWIVEHFRYLPTVGSFKIYFDVLAEQSKEINDLAVNLVNEYWPPMYRILLPVMADIWDPWLVKTIANKFFSKVSFSELFP; encoded by the exons ATGTTATTCTACGCAGTTAGTGTATTCAGCGTTGCAGCATTTGGATTTTCAGCAACTGCAGAATTTACGCTTC CTGTAACTACTTGCAAGCGGAATTCAGCTGATTATTCTGCATGTTTAAAACGTGCTTTAGAAGAAGCATGGCCACGATTTATTCAAG GACTTCCAGAATATGATTTTCCATCTTTGGATCCAGTATTTTACGAACATGGAAAACTTTCATTGACTGCAAACGAGCTACATGGAGAATTAACTGCATCAAATATCACTGCTATCGGTTTAACAAAGACTCGTTTTTTTGATATAAGAACGTATTTCCTTGATGATGTCTTTCGTTTAGAACTCGATACGCAAGTACCAAAGGTGTTTGCAAAAGGTGCTGCAAAAATGGATGGTGCTGTAAATGTATTCAGAGTTCTTGGAAATG GTTACTTTAACATAACCATGGCAGATATCAGAGGAACGTGGATTTTCATAGGACATGTAGTAAACGATACATGGATTGTAGAACATTTTCGTTACCTTCCGACGGTTGGAAgcttcaaaatatattttgacgtTTTGGCAGAacaaagtaaagaaatta atgaTCTTGCCGTAAATCTCGTAAACGAGTACTGGCCGCCGATGTATCGAATCTTATTACCAGTAATGGCCGATATATGGGACCCATGGTTGGTTAAAACCATTGCCAATAAATTCTTCTCCAAAGTTTCCTTCTCAGAATTATTCCCATAA
- the LOC139822806 gene encoding circadian clock-controlled protein daywake-like isoform X1, whose amino-acid sequence MLFYVLSVLSIAVYGLSSDTGFKLPVTTCKRNSNDYSACLKRVLEKAWPQFVAGLPEFDFPPLDPLFYKYGKIIFNSNDIHAEVISSNLSGIGLSKTRFSDVRTHFLDDIFGLEIDAQVPRIILEAAVKINGTLNVFRIVNEGNLSVTANDMRGTCNLTGHVVNDTWIVEHFRIGPSIGKFKVSFDNLFEDNKELSNLVITFVNEYWPIIYREVLPFLSDVADPWLVEFTNKFFSKFPFSKIFP is encoded by the exons ATGTTGTTCTATGTGCTTAGTGTTTTGAGCATTGCGGTATATGGATTATCCTCAGATACAGGATTTAAGCTTc CTGTAACCACATGCAAGCGGAATTCAAATGACTACTCTGCCTGTTTAAAACGCGTTTTAGAGAAAGCATGGCCACAATTTGTTGCAg GATTGCCAGAGTTTGATTTCCCACCTTTAGAtccattattttacaaatacggtaaaattatatttaattctaacgATATACATGCTGAAGTAATTAGTTCAAATCTCTCTGGCATTGGTTTATCGAAGACTCGTTTTTCTGATGTAAGAACGCATTTTCTTGATGACATATTTGGTTTGGAAATCGACGCACAAGTACCAAGAATAATCTTAGAAGCTGCCGTGAAAATAAATGGTACTCTAAATGTATTCAGAATTGTTAATGAAG GTAACTTAAGTGTAACTGCAAATGATATGAGAGGAACATGCAATTTAACAGGGCACGTAGTAAACGATACATGGATTGTTGAACATTTTCGTATCGGTCCGTCGATTGGAAAGTTTAAAGTatcttttgataatttattcgaaGACAACAAAGAACTTA GTAATCTTGTCATAACTTTTGTAAACGAATACTGGCCGATAATATATCGAGAAGTATTGCCATTCTTGTCTGACGTGGCGGATCCATGGTTGGTTGAATTTACCAATaagtttttctcaaaatttcccttctcaaaaatatttccataa
- the LOC139822804 gene encoding uncharacterized protein isoform X2 encodes MSIYALSIFSIAIFRLSLAAESELPITTCKRNLVDYSACLKHALEEAWPQFVKGLPEFDFPSLDPLFFKYGRIPLNTNEIRGEVIVSNATGIGLANTRFFDVRTHYVNKVFRLEIDAQIPSIFLKGSLKINGTLNAFRLAGEGPFNVTVDDIRGTWGFTGNVVNDTWNVKHFRFAPSLKNLKIYGDNFFESNKGLNNLILIFVNEYWPAIYRPLLPVISDFLDTLLVEFPNKIFSKVFFSKVFP; translated from the exons ATGTCTATCTACGCGCTTAGTATATTCAGCATTGCGATATTTCGGTTATCCTTGGCTGCAGAATCTGAGCTTC CTATAACCACCTGCAAGcgaaatttggttgattattCCGCCTGTTTAAAACACGCATTAGAGGAAGCATGGCCACAATTTGTTAAGG GACTTCCAGAATTTGATTTTCCATCTTTGGatccattatttttcaaatacggTAGAATTCCACTTAATACTAATGAAATACGTGGAGAAGTAATTGTGTCAAATGCCACTGGTATCGGTTTAGCAAACACTCGTTTTTTTGATGTAAGAACACATTATGTTAATAAGGTTTTCCGTTTGGAAATTGACGCACAAATACCGAGCATATTTCTAAAAGGTTCCTTGAAAATAAATGGTACTCTAAATGCATTCAGACTTGCTGGCGAAG gTCCATTCAATGTAACCGTAGATGATATTAGAGGAACGTGGGGTTTTACAGGAAATGTAGTAAACGATACATGGAATGTAAAACATTTCCGTTTCGCCCCGTCacttaaaaatcttaaaatttatggCGATAATTTTTTCGAGAGCAATAAAGGGCTTA ataatcttattctaatttttgtaaacGAATATTGGCCGGCGATATATCGACCGTTGTTACCAGTTATATCTGACTTCTTAGATACATTGCTGGTTGAATTTCCTAATAAGATCTTCTCGaaagttttcttttcaaaagTGTTTCCATAA
- the LOC139822804 gene encoding uncharacterized protein isoform X1 codes for MLIYALVSAFSLAAFGLFTTGESTLPITTCKRDSVDYSACLKHFLEETWPRFIIGLPEFDFPSLDPLFYKYGIAVFNSGLIHAEVILSNTTTTGLSKTRFYDVRTHFLDDEFRLEIDVQVPRLFIEGAVKMDGTLGLFRIVGDGYMNTTVDDVRGTWDLTGRVINDTWIVEHFRTAPSIGKLKVYFDNLLDNKELNDLAVIFVNEFWPPLYRVMLPVTSNVWDPWLISIVNNISSKVPFSKIFP; via the exons ATGTTAATCTACGCACTTGTTAGTGCATTCAGCCTTGCAGCATTTGGATTATTCACAACTGGAGAATCTACACTTC CCATAACTACTTGCAAGCGTGATTCAGTCGATTATTCCGCCTGTTTAAAACACTTTTTAGAAGAAACATGGCCACGATTTATTATAG GACTGCCAGAATTTGACTTTCCATCTTTAGatccattattttataagtacgGTATAGCTGTATTTAATTCAGGCTTGATACATGCAGaagttattttatcaaatactACTACTACCGGTTTGTCAAAAACTCGTTTTTATGATGTGAGAACGCATTTTCTTGATGACGAATTCCGTTTGGAAATCGACGTACAAGTGCCAAGACTATTCATAGAAGGTGCCGTGAAAATGGATGGTACTCTAGGCCTATTCAGAATTGTTGGTGATG GTTATATGAATACAACCGTTGATGATGTCAGAGGAACATGGGATTTAACAGGGCGTGTAATAAACGACACATGGATTGTAGAACATTTTCGTACCGCGCCTTCAATTGGAAAGTTGAAagtatattttgacaatttattaGACAACAAAGAGCTTA atgatCTTGccgtaatttttgtaaacgaATTCTGGCCGCCGTTATACCGAGTGATGTTGCCAGTAACATCCAATGTATGGGACCCATGGTTAATTAGCATCGTCAATAATATCTCCTCGAAAGTTcccttttcaaaaatttttccatga
- the LOC139822872 gene encoding uncharacterized protein yields MLFYAVSVFSVVAFGFSATAEFTLPVTTCKRNSADYSACLKRALEEAWPRFIQGLPEYDFPSLDPVLIKHGKLLLTANELHGEVTGSNITAIGLAKTRFFDVRTHFLDDVFRLELDTQVPKVFGKGAVKMDGAVNVFRILGNGHFNVTAADIRGTWTFIGHVVNDTWIVEHFLFLPTVGSLKIYFDLLAEQSKELNDLVVSFVNEYWPPLYRIILPIMADFWDPWLVNNIANKFFSKVSFSELFP; encoded by the exons ATGTTATTCTACGCAGTTAGTGTATTCAGCGTTGTAGCATTTGGATTTTCGGCAACTGCAGAATTTACGCTTC CTGTAACTACTTGCAAGCGGAATTCAGCTGATTATTCTGCCTGTTTAAAACGCGCTTTAGAGGAAGCATGGCCACGATTTATTCAAG GACTTCCAGAATATGATTTTCCATCTTTGGATCCAGTATTGATCAAACAtggaaaacttttattaactGCAAACGAGCTACATGGAGAAGTAACTGGATCAAATATCACTGCTATCGGTTTAGCAAAGACTCGTTTTTTTGATGTAAGAACGCATTTTCTTGATGATGTCTTTCGTTTAGAACTTGATACGCAAGTACCAAAGGTGTTTGGAAAAGGTGCTGTGAAAATGGATGGTGCTGTGAATGTATTCAGAATTCTTGGCAATG GTCATTTTAACGTAACCGCGGCAGATATTAGAGGAACGTGGACTTTCATAGGACATGTAGTAAACGATACATGGATTGTAgaacattttcttttccttccaaCGGTTGGAagcttgaaaatatattttgaccTTTTGGCAGAACAAAGTAAAGAACTTA atgaTCTTGTCGTAAGTTTCGTAAACGAGTACTGGCCGCCGTTATATCGAATCATATTACCAATAATGGCCGATTTTTGGGACCCATGGTTGGTTAATAACATTGCCAATAAATTCTTCTCCAAAGTTTCCTTCTCAGAATTATTCCCATAA